A window of Halobellus sp. LT62 contains these coding sequences:
- a CDS encoding PGF-CTERM-anchored ABC transporter substrate-binding protein, translated as MQRSALVFVMLLAVAAAGPFVGGVGAATAVDGSTAAEPIPHDHHSQTATCEFPHETTDATGAAVNLTSDPDRIVTLNPSAAQTMWEIGAEEEVVGVSQYASYLDGADEKANVSGASGPDVERVLDAEPDLVLVPNSSYGASAERVEQIRAQGVPVYVFGQPTSLEFVADKTERIGRLTGNCEAGTERADQIRQSVDNMERALEGTEKPVGLNVFYGYTSGSNTFIGDLMRTGGIENGAADAGISGFAMINDEDVVEIQPEWILVPTGSSVPETAAYESTPAVQEDNIIRVETNLLQQPAPRSVRAAEQILEQVHPDAYEEYQSMQEAESSATADESASTTDAEATSTSDAESSPEESPATSTESPGFGAVATLAGLAAVALLATRR; from the coding sequence CGCGACGGCGGTCGATGGCTCGACAGCCGCTGAACCGATTCCGCACGATCACCACTCCCAGACGGCGACCTGCGAGTTCCCGCACGAGACGACCGACGCCACCGGCGCGGCGGTGAACCTCACGTCCGACCCCGACCGGATCGTGACGCTGAACCCGAGCGCCGCCCAGACGATGTGGGAGATCGGTGCCGAAGAGGAGGTCGTCGGCGTCTCCCAGTACGCGAGCTATCTCGACGGCGCGGACGAGAAGGCGAACGTCTCCGGCGCGAGCGGTCCGGACGTCGAGCGCGTGCTCGACGCCGAGCCTGATCTCGTTCTCGTCCCGAACAGTTCCTACGGCGCGTCCGCAGAGCGCGTCGAACAGATCCGCGCGCAGGGCGTCCCGGTCTACGTGTTCGGACAGCCGACGTCGCTGGAGTTCGTCGCCGACAAGACCGAACGGATCGGCCGCCTCACCGGGAACTGCGAGGCCGGGACAGAGCGCGCCGACCAGATCCGCCAGTCAGTGGACAATATGGAACGGGCGCTCGAAGGGACCGAGAAACCCGTCGGACTGAACGTCTTTTACGGGTACACGTCGGGGTCGAACACGTTCATCGGCGATCTGATGCGGACCGGCGGGATCGAGAACGGCGCGGCCGACGCCGGGATTTCGGGCTTCGCGATGATTAACGACGAGGACGTCGTCGAAATCCAGCCGGAGTGGATTCTCGTGCCGACCGGCAGCTCGGTCCCGGAGACCGCCGCCTACGAGAGCACGCCGGCCGTCCAAGAGGACAATATCATCCGCGTGGAGACGAACCTGCTCCAGCAACCCGCGCCGCGCTCGGTGCGGGCAGCAGAGCAGATCCTCGAACAGGTGCACCCCGACGCGTACGAGGAGTACCAATCAATGCAAGAGGCGGAGTCGTCTGCGACGGCCGACGAGTCGGCATCGACGACTGACGCGGAAGCGACATCGACGAGCGACGCGGAGTCGTCGCCGGAGGAATCGCCCGCGACGTCGACTGAGTCGCCCGGATTCGGTGCGGTGGCGACGCTCGCCGGGCTCGCGGCCGTGGCGCTTCTCGCGACGCGCCGATAG